Proteins encoded in a region of the Photobacterium profundum SS9 genome:
- the pseB gene encoding UDP-N-acetylglucosamine 4,6-dehydratase (inverting) — MLNNKTVLITGGTGSFGKQFIKTILERYTDVKKIIIYSRDELKQSIIKQQYPSYDYPQLRFFIGDVRDKERLTQACEGVDVIIHAAAIKQVDTAEYNPTECIRTNIDGAENVIHAALACGVKDVVALSTDKACAPINLYGATKLASDKLFAAANNIRGSKDIRFSVVRYGNVMGSRGSVIPFFLSKKENGVLPITHPEMTRFNISLQDGVNLVMFALGNHLGGEIFIPKIPSYKILDVATAVAPECTTRDVGIRPGEKLHEEMITDTDSLNTIDLGPYYAILPSVSYTYTEADYMNHHKAEKVPFGFKYNSGTNTEWETVEGIRELIKEHVDPNFEV, encoded by the coding sequence ATGTTAAATAATAAAACCGTTCTAATTACAGGTGGCACTGGTTCATTTGGTAAGCAATTTATCAAAACGATTTTAGAACGATATACGGATGTGAAAAAAATCATCATTTATTCACGAGATGAGTTAAAACAATCAATTATTAAGCAACAGTATCCATCTTATGATTACCCTCAATTACGTTTTTTTATTGGTGATGTGCGTGATAAAGAGCGCCTAACTCAAGCATGTGAAGGTGTTGATGTCATTATTCATGCAGCTGCTATTAAGCAAGTAGATACTGCTGAGTATAATCCAACAGAGTGCATCCGTACTAATATTGATGGCGCTGAAAATGTTATTCATGCAGCTTTAGCCTGTGGTGTTAAAGATGTTGTGGCTTTATCGACGGATAAAGCTTGTGCACCCATTAACCTTTATGGTGCAACAAAATTAGCATCAGATAAATTGTTTGCCGCTGCGAATAATATCCGTGGTTCAAAAGATATTCGCTTTAGTGTCGTTCGTTACGGAAATGTGATGGGCTCTCGAGGCTCTGTGATCCCATTTTTCTTAAGTAAAAAAGAAAATGGAGTCTTACCGATTACACACCCTGAAATGACCCGATTTAATATTTCACTTCAAGATGGTGTGAACCTTGTTATGTTTGCGCTTGGCAATCATCTTGGCGGGGAAATATTCATTCCCAAAATCCCATCATACAAAATTCTTGATGTAGCAACAGCCGTAGCTCCAGAATGTACAACGCGTGATGTTGGTATCCGTCCTGGTGAAAAATTGCATGAAGAAATGATAACTGACACTGATTCGTTGAATACAATTGATCTCGGTCCTTATTACGCAATTTTACCGTCTGTTTCGTACACATATACTGAAGCGGACTATATGAATCACCATAAGGCAGAAAAAGTACCGTTTGGGTTTAAATATAATTCGGGTACAAATACTGAATGGGAAACGGTTGAAGGTATTCGTGAATTAATTAAAGAGCATGTTGATCCTAACTTTGAAGTGTGA
- the pseF gene encoding pseudaminic acid cytidylyltransferase: MRIAIIPARGGSKRIPKKNIKHFYGKPMIAYSIEAALKSGCFDQVIVSTDDQEIADIAQQYGADVPFIRPADIADDYATTMDVIKHALHWYQNQGEVIDHACCIYATAPFVQSKALACGLEALKKGTYDYAFSATSFPFPIQRALKLTPEGTVEMFMPEHMNTRSQDLEEAYHDAGQFYWGTADAFLTGLPIFSNRSFAVLLPRNEVQDIDTPEDWKNAEVLFSALQSKDIQ; encoded by the coding sequence GTGCGAATTGCGATTATTCCTGCGCGAGGCGGAAGTAAACGGATCCCGAAAAAGAACATTAAGCATTTTTATGGCAAGCCAATGATTGCCTATTCTATTGAAGCTGCGCTTAAGTCGGGTTGTTTTGATCAGGTTATTGTTTCGACGGATGATCAAGAAATTGCAGACATTGCTCAACAATATGGCGCAGACGTTCCCTTTATCCGTCCTGCAGATATCGCTGATGATTATGCGACCACAATGGATGTTATTAAACATGCATTGCATTGGTACCAGAATCAAGGTGAAGTTATAGACCATGCGTGTTGTATTTATGCAACAGCACCGTTTGTGCAATCAAAAGCGCTAGCTTGTGGTTTGGAGGCATTGAAAAAAGGGACGTACGATTACGCTTTTAGTGCAACATCTTTTCCGTTTCCAATTCAGCGGGCACTCAAGCTGACCCCTGAAGGAACTGTTGAGATGTTCATGCCTGAGCACATGAATACTCGCTCGCAAGATCTGGAAGAAGCGTACCATGATGCTGGTCAGTTTTATTGGGGAACGGCAGATGCTTTTTTAACCGGTCTTCCAATTTTTTCAAACCGGTCGTTTGCAGTACTGCTTCCCCGTAATGAAGTTCAGGATATAGATACGCCTGAAGATTGGAAGAATGCTGAAGTCTTGTTTTCAGCACTTCAGTCCAAGGATATCCAATGA
- a CDS encoding fructose-specific PTS transporter subunit EIIC translates to MITTLINEKLICLNLQATTKDAVFTEMAEMLAQQGKVGDKAQFIADIQAREELGNTGFEDGVALPHAKSAAVVSPAVAIGVSRQGIEYGAEDGLPSKLFFMIASPDGGANHHIEVLAELSSKLIEDGFIEAFLAAKTPADALALLLEKKAAAPSVAKDQGFLIGVTGCPAGVAHTYLAAEALEKAAAAMGYEIKVETNGSIGVKNTPTAEEIARADAIIVSCDKQVDMARFAGKKLIKTGVKAPIKDGKGVIEQALAAAPFDASNEKPTSTESKVSEARSNLYRYLMNGVSHMIPFVVTGGLLIALSLAIGGQPTDAGMAIPEGSLWQSVLDVGVIAFKLMIPVLAGYIAFAIADRPGLVPGFIGGWIANDGSFYGAEAGTGFIGAIVAGLLVGYFVRFIATRNYHKMIQPLVPIMIAPITGTLFIAGAFIFVIGAPIAGLMEGLNALLTNMSTGNVVLLGIVLGGMAGFDMGGPFNKVAFLFSVGMIANGQTQFMGAMACAIPVAPLGMALATVIGRKLNIFEESEIEAGKAAGAMGLVGISEGAIPFAAQDPLSVIPANVLGSMVAAVMAFSFGITNSVAHGGPVVALLGAMNKPLLALLCMATGMLVTALVAVALKKMRMVKVQTATA, encoded by the coding sequence ATGATCACAACACTCATCAACGAAAAACTAATCTGTCTGAATTTACAGGCGACGACTAAAGATGCAGTATTTACTGAAATGGCAGAGATGCTTGCTCAGCAAGGCAAGGTGGGTGATAAAGCCCAATTTATTGCGGATATCCAAGCACGTGAAGAGCTGGGAAATACCGGGTTTGAAGACGGCGTAGCATTACCACACGCCAAAAGTGCCGCGGTTGTATCACCCGCAGTGGCTATTGGTGTAAGTCGCCAAGGCATAGAATACGGCGCAGAAGACGGCTTACCTTCCAAACTCTTTTTCATGATTGCATCGCCAGATGGCGGCGCCAACCACCATATTGAAGTGCTAGCTGAATTATCCTCGAAGTTGATTGAAGACGGTTTCATTGAGGCGTTCTTAGCGGCTAAAACCCCGGCAGATGCCTTGGCGTTATTGCTAGAGAAAAAAGCGGCTGCGCCAAGCGTCGCAAAAGATCAAGGTTTTCTGATTGGTGTGACTGGTTGTCCTGCTGGTGTTGCACATACTTACTTAGCAGCAGAAGCGCTGGAAAAAGCAGCTGCCGCGATGGGGTATGAAATTAAGGTCGAAACTAACGGGTCTATTGGGGTGAAAAACACACCAACAGCCGAAGAGATTGCCCGTGCCGATGCCATTATCGTGAGTTGTGATAAGCAAGTTGATATGGCGCGCTTTGCGGGTAAAAAATTAATTAAGACTGGTGTAAAAGCACCGATCAAAGACGGCAAAGGCGTGATTGAACAAGCATTGGCGGCCGCGCCATTTGATGCCTCAAATGAAAAGCCAACCTCGACAGAAAGTAAAGTGTCAGAGGCGCGTTCAAATCTATACCGTTATTTGATGAACGGCGTATCACACATGATCCCGTTTGTAGTTACTGGTGGTTTGTTGATTGCGTTATCGTTAGCGATTGGTGGCCAACCGACAGATGCGGGTATGGCGATTCCTGAAGGGAGCTTGTGGCAGTCAGTATTAGATGTGGGTGTGATTGCCTTCAAACTGATGATTCCAGTACTTGCGGGTTACATTGCGTTTGCGATTGCTGATCGTCCGGGCTTAGTCCCAGGTTTCATTGGTGGTTGGATTGCGAATGACGGCTCGTTCTACGGTGCTGAAGCGGGAACCGGTTTCATTGGCGCGATTGTTGCTGGCCTACTGGTCGGGTATTTTGTGCGGTTTATCGCGACGCGTAACTACCATAAAATGATTCAGCCTTTAGTACCAATCATGATTGCGCCTATTACGGGTACCTTGTTTATTGCAGGTGCGTTTATCTTTGTGATTGGTGCGCCGATTGCTGGCTTGATGGAAGGCTTAAATGCGCTTCTAACCAACATGAGCACGGGTAACGTTGTTTTACTGGGTATCGTGTTAGGTGGTATGGCAGGTTTTGATATGGGCGGTCCTTTTAATAAGGTGGCGTTCCTATTCTCTGTAGGCATGATTGCTAATGGTCAAACCCAATTTATGGGTGCAATGGCTTGTGCGATCCCTGTTGCACCGCTGGGTATGGCCTTAGCGACAGTGATTGGTCGTAAACTGAATATCTTCGAAGAGAGTGAAATCGAGGCAGGTAAAGCGGCAGGTGCAATGGGCTTGGTGGGTATTTCTGAAGGTGCGATTCCTTTTGCTGCGCAAGATCCGTTATCTGTTATCCCTGCCAACGTATTGGGCAGTATGGTTGCTGCGGTTATGGCGTTCTCATTCGGTATCACCAACAGCGTGGCACACGGTGGTCCAGTGGTTGCGTTATTAGGGGCTATGAACAAGCCACTACTTGCACTGCTATGTATGGCGACAGGTATGCTTGTAACAGCCCTCGTGGCAGTTGCACTGAAAAAAATGCGCATGGTGAAAGTTCAAACGGCAACAGCGTAA
- a CDS encoding CDP-glycerol glycerophosphotransferase family protein → MTINKRAVSYIKHKLSSNDILDLLIKKIVVFIAQVKFRSKYHSTRVNPNKFVFECFQGKNVCDSPWALYKELYNEYNGYQFYWVLNSDNHPLMSELLKYKNTKVVIYGTKQYDDVYASSKYWITNCRLPFRLYKKNEQKYVQCWHGTPLKKLGLDIEVGSHSTTSMEGMRFSYHTDSIRYNLFLSPSEYASKRFCSSFNLPEEKIIELGYPRNDELVNDKNNLQKINDIKDKLNIDRDKRVVLYAPTWRDKQFSVSGLNYYFDNPLENNKFTDNFDDSVVFLFRGHYFTSTNQASKRFIDVSEYNNVNDLYLISDVLVTDYSSVFFDYALLNRPIYFYMYDREHYENEARGFYLDIEKELPGEIVSEIDGLVHALKSTQKHIDHKNFNHVFNPLEDGQSSQRVIERLFVEL, encoded by the coding sequence ATGACTATCAATAAGCGAGCAGTTTCGTATATTAAACATAAGCTATCAAGTAATGATATTCTTGATTTATTAATAAAGAAAATTGTTGTGTTTATTGCACAAGTTAAATTTCGTTCAAAATATCACTCAACTCGGGTTAACCCAAATAAATTTGTCTTTGAATGCTTTCAAGGAAAAAATGTATGTGACTCACCATGGGCATTGTATAAAGAATTATATAATGAATATAATGGCTATCAATTTTATTGGGTACTAAACTCAGATAACCACCCGTTAATGTCTGAACTGTTAAAATACAAAAATACAAAAGTAGTGATTTATGGCACGAAGCAATACGATGATGTATATGCATCATCAAAATATTGGATTACAAATTGTCGATTACCGTTCCGATTATACAAAAAAAATGAGCAGAAATACGTTCAATGCTGGCATGGAACACCATTAAAAAAATTAGGACTTGATATTGAGGTTGGTAGTCACTCTACAACAAGTATGGAAGGAATGCGTTTTAGTTATCATACGGATTCTATAAGATATAATTTATTTTTGTCACCGAGTGAGTATGCGTCAAAACGCTTTTGTTCAAGTTTTAATTTACCTGAAGAAAAAATTATTGAACTTGGGTATCCAAGAAATGATGAGTTAGTTAATGATAAGAATAATCTTCAGAAAATTAACGATATTAAAGATAAACTGAATATTGATAGAGACAAGAGAGTAGTTTTATATGCCCCGACTTGGCGTGATAAACAGTTTTCAGTATCTGGCCTAAATTACTACTTTGATAATCCGCTTGAAAATAACAAATTCACTGATAATTTTGATGATAGTGTTGTCTTTTTATTTAGAGGGCATTATTTTACCAGTACGAATCAAGCAAGTAAGCGTTTCATTGATGTTTCAGAGTACAATAATGTAAACGATTTATATTTGATCTCTGATGTATTAGTAACGGATTATTCAAGTGTATTCTTTGACTATGCTTTGTTAAATAGACCTATTTACTTTTATATGTATGATCGTGAACATTATGAAAATGAGGCTCGCGGTTTTTACCTTGACATTGAAAAAGAACTTCCTGGTGAAATAGTGAGCGAAATAGATGGTTTGGTGCATGCATTAAAATCGACTCAAAAGCACATTGATCACAAAAATTTCAATCATGTATTTAATCCCCTAGAGGATGGGCAATCAAGTCAACGAGTAATAGAGCGATTATTCGTGGAGTTATGA
- a CDS encoding trimeric intracellular cation channel family protein, which yields MLLTTLYIIGITAEAMTGALAAGKRHMDWFGVMLVASATAIGGGTVRDVLLGHYPLGWVANPQYLVITCLAGLLTTVIAKWVIRFHKIFIILDAIGLIVFSIIGCRVAMDMGLPAIICIVSAVVTGVFGGLLRDLITRRQPMVLHKELYASVALLAGVMYFGMMYFAVPELITTIATLAVGFTARMAAVQLRWRLPVFKLEETSNEMRVARGESK from the coding sequence ATGCTTTTAACAACTCTCTATATTATTGGTATTACTGCTGAAGCGATGACAGGTGCTTTGGCTGCGGGCAAGCGTCACATGGATTGGTTTGGTGTTATGTTGGTGGCGAGTGCGACAGCTATTGGTGGTGGTACGGTGCGTGATGTTTTGTTGGGTCACTACCCTCTTGGCTGGGTGGCAAATCCACAGTATTTGGTTATCACTTGCCTCGCGGGTTTGTTAACGACTGTGATTGCTAAATGGGTTATTCGATTCCATAAAATTTTCATTATCTTGGATGCGATAGGCTTAATTGTGTTCAGTATTATCGGCTGTCGTGTCGCGATGGACATGGGATTACCAGCAATTATCTGTATTGTCTCGGCAGTTGTTACAGGCGTGTTTGGTGGTTTGTTACGAGATTTGATTACTCGTCGTCAACCGATGGTGTTGCACAAGGAATTATATGCCTCGGTTGCATTACTGGCAGGTGTAATGTATTTCGGCATGATGTATTTTGCAGTACCTGAACTGATCACCACAATCGCTACACTAGCCGTAGGCTTCACAGCACGTATGGCTGCGGTGCAATTACGCTGGCGTTTGCCTGTGTTTAAGTTAGAAGAAACGAGTAACGAGATGCGAGTGGCAAGGGGTGAAAGTAAGTAA
- the aroC gene encoding chorismate synthase, which translates to MAGNTIGQLFRVTTFGESHGIALGCIIDGCPPGLSLTEKDMQHDLDRRRPGTSKYTTQRREADEVKILSGVFEGQTTGTSIGLLIENTDQRSKDYSNIQDLFRPGHADYTYHQKYGVRDYRGGGRSSARETAMRVAAGAVAKKYLKQIHGIEVRAYLSQMGAVKIDKVDWEQIEQNAFFCPDADKVDAFDELIRKLKKEGDSIGAKLTVVASNVPVGLGEPVFDRLDADVAHSLMSINAVKGVEIGDGFEVIEQRGSQHRDEMTLDGFKTNHAGGILGGISSGQNIVAHIALKPTSSITVPGETITSKGESAEVITKGRHDPCVGIRAVPIAEAMLAITLMDHLLRHRGQNADVVTTTPKI; encoded by the coding sequence ATGGCAGGCAACACGATTGGACAACTATTTCGCGTCACCACATTCGGTGAAAGTCATGGTATAGCATTAGGCTGTATCATTGATGGCTGCCCTCCTGGTCTTTCGCTGACAGAAAAAGACATGCAACACGACCTTGACCGTCGTCGCCCTGGTACGTCTAAATACACCACACAACGTCGCGAAGCGGATGAAGTAAAAATCCTTTCAGGTGTATTTGAAGGGCAAACAACCGGAACATCCATTGGTTTGTTGATTGAAAATACCGATCAGCGTTCTAAAGATTATTCCAATATCCAAGACTTATTCCGCCCTGGTCACGCTGATTACACATACCACCAAAAATATGGGGTACGTGATTACCGTGGTGGTGGTCGTTCTTCTGCTCGTGAAACAGCAATGCGAGTCGCTGCGGGTGCTGTGGCGAAGAAGTACCTGAAACAGATTCATGGTATTGAAGTGCGTGCGTACTTATCACAAATGGGTGCTGTGAAGATCGATAAAGTCGATTGGGAACAAATTGAACAGAATGCTTTTTTCTGCCCAGATGCCGATAAAGTTGATGCCTTTGACGAGCTTATTCGTAAGCTGAAAAAAGAAGGCGATTCAATTGGTGCCAAACTAACGGTTGTCGCAAGTAATGTGCCTGTCGGTTTAGGCGAACCTGTTTTTGACCGTTTAGATGCTGATGTTGCGCATTCACTGATGAGTATCAATGCAGTTAAAGGCGTTGAGATTGGTGATGGCTTTGAAGTTATCGAACAACGTGGTAGTCAGCACCGTGATGAAATGACACTTGATGGTTTTAAAACCAACCATGCTGGTGGCATTTTAGGTGGCATTTCTTCTGGGCAAAATATTGTGGCCCATATTGCATTAAAGCCGACTTCAAGTATTACGGTTCCGGGTGAGACGATTACCAGTAAAGGTGAATCTGCAGAAGTGATCACTAAAGGTCGTCACGATCCATGCGTGGGTATTCGTGCTGTGCCAATTGCAGAAGCGATGCTAGCAATTACATTGATGGACCACTTGTTACGTCACCGTGGTCAAAATGCAGATGTAGTGACTACCACACCAAAAATCTAA
- the pseG gene encoding UDP-2,4-diacetamido-2,4,6-trideoxy-beta-L-altropyranose hydrolase: MKIAIRVDASRHIGSGHVMRCLVLAKELRKEGHIVLFASRAQAGDMIDFVRSQGFSVRELIQPEQWQEPKHTADYQAWLQVSEEVDALSFIELVEAVDIVIVDHYGLNKTWESQVRVHYGCQIMAIDDLVRDHDCDLLLDQTYGRDSASYQHLVTPSAKVLLGCEYALLNPFFSQLREAAIERIQQPARLHRVMVSMGGVDNPNATLSVLNALSERRNQIELVTVVINPKAPHYDEVLDFVVEHSCWIKQYDFVENMAKMMLDHTVAVGAPGTTSWERACMGLPNVIIPLADNQQTISQNLIDVGASIAVELDKIGTCLPLVLDTLCDQYSDYRIRNLLLCDGLGLRRVVREIQSLMTASDDVGRSGELSVRFATKGDIQLVFDWQQMPETRLYALNPLVPTWEDHQSWMIKQLAEPSHYFYILENKLQNGEIHAVGVVRLNRECHGHYLVSIFIDPACHGQGFGLKALEYLDTIHSDVTLNATVLKANTASQRLFSRAGYIQLSEEQFQRLPFNTHQES; this comes from the coding sequence ATGAAAATAGCTATTCGAGTGGACGCCTCTCGCCATATCGGTAGCGGACATGTGATGCGTTGCTTGGTGTTGGCAAAAGAACTACGCAAAGAGGGGCATATTGTACTATTTGCCTCTCGAGCGCAGGCGGGTGACATGATTGATTTTGTGCGCTCGCAAGGCTTCAGTGTGCGTGAGTTGATTCAACCTGAACAATGGCAAGAGCCCAAACATACTGCAGATTATCAAGCTTGGCTTCAGGTTTCCGAAGAGGTTGACGCGCTCAGTTTTATAGAGCTGGTTGAAGCGGTTGATATTGTCATCGTCGATCACTATGGATTGAATAAAACCTGGGAATCGCAAGTTCGCGTACATTACGGTTGCCAAATAATGGCGATCGATGATTTAGTAAGAGATCACGATTGTGATCTTTTATTGGATCAGACATATGGTCGGGATAGTGCGTCTTACCAACATTTGGTTACCCCCTCGGCTAAAGTGTTATTGGGCTGCGAATATGCGTTGCTTAACCCGTTTTTTTCTCAATTACGGGAAGCGGCTATTGAGCGAATCCAACAGCCAGCGCGATTACACCGAGTTATGGTTTCAATGGGGGGAGTCGATAACCCCAATGCAACACTCTCTGTACTTAATGCGCTATCTGAACGTCGAAATCAAATTGAACTTGTAACAGTCGTTATCAACCCAAAAGCACCTCACTATGACGAGGTACTTGATTTTGTCGTTGAACATAGTTGCTGGATAAAACAATACGACTTTGTCGAGAATATGGCGAAGATGATGTTGGATCATACTGTAGCAGTTGGCGCCCCCGGCACGACTTCTTGGGAGCGGGCCTGCATGGGGCTACCCAATGTTATTATCCCCTTGGCCGACAACCAACAAACGATTAGCCAAAATTTGATTGATGTCGGAGCGTCTATTGCTGTTGAACTTGATAAAATAGGCACTTGCTTACCATTGGTATTAGATACGCTATGTGACCAATATTCAGATTATCGAATCCGTAACCTTTTGTTATGTGATGGGCTAGGCCTTCGCCGTGTTGTTCGCGAGATCCAGTCATTAATGACAGCCTCCGATGACGTTGGACGTAGTGGGGAGCTCTCAGTCAGGTTCGCAACGAAGGGTGATATACAATTAGTTTTTGATTGGCAGCAAATGCCGGAAACTCGGTTGTATGCCCTGAACCCATTGGTACCAACCTGGGAAGATCACCAAAGCTGGATGATAAAACAGCTTGCAGAGCCCAGTCATTATTTTTATATCTTAGAAAATAAGCTGCAAAATGGTGAAATACACGCTGTGGGCGTAGTCCGCCTAAACAGAGAGTGTCATGGGCACTATCTTGTCTCTATATTTATTGACCCAGCTTGTCACGGCCAAGGTTTTGGTCTCAAAGCGCTTGAGTATCTTGATACGATTCATTCGGATGTCACACTGAATGCGACGGTACTGAAAGCAAACACTGCTTCACAACGATTATTTTCACGGGCTGGCTATATACAGCTATCGGAAGAGCAATTCCAACGTTTACCTTTTAATACCCATCAGGAATCATAA
- the pseC gene encoding UDP-4-amino-4,6-dideoxy-N-acetyl-beta-L-altrosamine transaminase yields MSNPVIPYGKQEITQQDIDAVISVLQSDFLTQGPQVPAFEKALTDFTGAEYALAVNSATSALHIACLSLGLGNGDWLWTTPVTFVASANCGLYCGAQVDFVDIDPKTYNMCPVSLETKLKLAQQNNCLPKVVVPVHLCGQPCDMKAIRRLADQYGFAIIEDASHAIGGKYDSKPVGNCEYSDITVFSFHPVKIVTTAEGGAALTNSVELAEKMALFRSHGITRDESLMTEESHGGWYYQQVELGYNYRMTELQAALGVSQMTRLSDFVTARHRLADRYNQLLVELPVTRPYQLPNTYSGLHLYVIRLNLDAITKTHREVFDALRNNGIGVNLHYIPVHTQPYYQDMGFKHGDYPHAEDYYHNAISLPMFHLMTEQQQDEVVRVLRQVLLETK; encoded by the coding sequence GTGAGTAATCCTGTGATCCCATATGGTAAACAAGAAATAACCCAACAAGATATCGATGCTGTTATTAGCGTATTGCAATCTGATTTTTTAACGCAAGGGCCTCAAGTGCCTGCATTTGAAAAAGCGCTTACTGACTTTACAGGTGCGGAATATGCGTTGGCAGTCAATAGTGCTACATCAGCATTACATATTGCTTGCCTTTCATTAGGGCTAGGCAATGGTGATTGGTTATGGACGACACCGGTTACATTTGTCGCTTCTGCTAATTGTGGTCTTTATTGTGGCGCTCAGGTTGATTTTGTCGATATCGATCCAAAGACATATAATATGTGTCCAGTATCGCTTGAAACCAAACTGAAGCTAGCACAACAAAACAATTGCCTGCCAAAAGTGGTTGTTCCTGTTCACTTATGTGGTCAGCCTTGTGACATGAAAGCGATTCGAAGGTTAGCGGACCAGTATGGTTTTGCTATAATTGAAGATGCATCTCATGCTATTGGGGGCAAATATGACAGTAAACCTGTGGGCAACTGTGAATACTCAGATATTACGGTGTTTAGTTTTCATCCCGTGAAAATTGTGACGACAGCCGAAGGCGGAGCAGCACTGACCAATAGTGTAGAATTAGCTGAAAAAATGGCTTTATTCCGTAGTCATGGTATTACTCGTGATGAGTCTTTGATGACTGAAGAATCACACGGTGGATGGTATTACCAGCAAGTAGAGCTTGGTTACAATTATCGGATGACTGAGTTGCAAGCAGCCTTGGGGGTTAGTCAGATGACCCGCTTGAGTGATTTTGTGACAGCTAGGCACCGCTTAGCTGATCGTTATAATCAACTATTGGTCGAGCTTCCTGTTACTCGTCCATACCAATTGCCTAATACTTATTCAGGGTTGCATTTATATGTGATCCGTTTAAATCTAGACGCAATCACAAAGACGCACCGTGAAGTTTTTGATGCACTTCGAAATAATGGTATTGGGGTGAACCTTCACTATATTCCAGTGCATACTCAACCATATTACCAAGATATGGGGTTTAAACACGGTGATTACCCTCATGCAGAAGATTATTATCATAATGCGATTTCTTTGCCAATGTTCCATTTAATGACGGAGCAGCAGCAAGATGAAGTTGTTCGTGTTCTTCGTCAGGTATTATTGGAGACCAAATAG
- the manA gene encoding mannose-6-phosphate isomerase, class I encodes MVMTDSIRPVFFKMDNVIQNYPWGSVTSVQQLFGTVNPDAQPQAEIWMGAHPNGCSAIDMSGKSVLLSDFIATDPEAILGANTQATFGELPYLFKVLAAEKALSIQVHPSKAQAEVGFAKEDAEGIPRNAGNRNYKDPNHKPELVFALTPYQAMNGFREIADIVVQFETLNIPVLSDLVAAFSAEQNEAGLQAFFQAMLSLEGEVKETAVNALLAYANTHKEDALFGLLIELAEQYPGDIGLFAPLMLNVLTLQPGEAMFLDACTPHAYIKGTGLEIMANSDNVLRAGLTPKYMDVPELVASTLFVTKPVDSLLLAPELGEGSQHYPIPVPDFKFSVYQQVSNTVIEHHSAEILFAVDAPVTVTHQNGETITIEKGESVFIPAYAQRYAASCNGCFARAYN; translated from the coding sequence ATGGTAATGACTGATTCAATCCGTCCTGTATTTTTCAAAATGGATAATGTAATTCAAAATTACCCATGGGGCAGTGTTACTTCTGTGCAGCAGCTGTTTGGCACTGTAAACCCAGATGCTCAGCCGCAAGCTGAAATTTGGATGGGGGCCCACCCCAATGGTTGTTCGGCAATCGATATGTCTGGTAAGTCAGTATTATTGTCTGATTTCATTGCCACCGATCCTGAGGCTATTTTAGGAGCGAACACTCAGGCGACGTTTGGTGAATTACCGTATTTATTCAAAGTATTAGCGGCTGAAAAAGCACTGTCTATTCAAGTGCACCCAAGTAAAGCCCAAGCCGAAGTTGGTTTTGCCAAAGAAGACGCTGAAGGTATTCCTCGCAATGCGGGTAACCGTAATTATAAAGATCCAAACCATAAGCCTGAATTAGTGTTTGCGTTAACGCCTTATCAAGCAATGAATGGCTTCCGTGAAATTGCCGATATTGTGGTGCAATTTGAAACACTCAATATTCCAGTATTGTCTGACTTAGTGGCGGCATTTTCTGCAGAACAAAACGAAGCCGGTCTACAAGCTTTTTTCCAAGCGATGTTATCTCTTGAAGGGGAAGTGAAAGAAACGGCAGTGAACGCATTGTTAGCCTACGCTAATACCCATAAAGAAGACGCGTTATTTGGTTTACTGATTGAATTAGCAGAGCAATACCCTGGTGATATCGGTCTGTTCGCGCCATTAATGTTGAATGTATTAACCCTTCAGCCGGGTGAAGCCATGTTCCTTGACGCCTGCACACCGCATGCTTACATCAAAGGAACCGGTTTAGAGATCATGGCCAATTCAGATAATGTATTACGTGCCGGGCTAACCCCGAAATACATGGATGTGCCAGAATTGGTGGCAAGCACCTTGTTTGTTACTAAACCAGTAGACAGTTTGTTACTTGCCCCTGAACTGGGTGAGGGTAGCCAGCATTATCCTATACCGGTACCTGATTTTAAGTTCAGCGTTTATCAGCAAGTAAGTAATACAGTGATCGAGCATCACAGTGCTGAGATCTTATTTGCAGTCGATGCCCCTGTTACTGTGACGCACCAAAACGGTGAAACAATCACAATTGAAAAAGGGGAGTCAGTATTCATTCCTGCCTACGCGCAGCGCTATGCTGCTAGCTGTAATGGTTGTTTTGCGAGAGCCTACAACTAA